A window of the Zeugodacus cucurbitae isolate PBARC_wt_2022May chromosome 2, idZeuCucr1.2, whole genome shotgun sequence genome harbors these coding sequences:
- the LOC105213894 gene encoding metallothionein-2-like — MPCVGCGNDCKCTAERCGDKCNCGKECKCHCKHEHCEKGKEHGHDHGHQHHHHGSHCGTK; from the exons ATGCCGTGTGTTGGTTGTGGAAATg ATTGCAAATGTACTGCGGAGAGGTGTGGCGACAAGTGCAATTGCGGCAAGGAGTGCAAATGCCATTGCAAGCATGAGCATTGCGAAAAGGGCAAAGAGCATGGACATGACCATGGGCATCAGCATCATCATCATGGATCCCATTGTGGCACAAAGTGA
- the LOC114804190 gene encoding metallothionein-4-like produces the protein MGCPQCCKDCKCTAAKCGDGCPCDQKCKCNCKSGTKGDCCTK, from the exons ATGGGTTGTCCACAGTGTTGTAAAG ATTGCAAATGCACTGCAGCTAAGTGCGGAGATGGCTGTCCTTGTGATCagaaatgcaaatgcaattgcAAGAGCGGTACCAAGGGCGATTGCTGCACGAAATAA